The nucleotide sequence GAGCGCGCATCGGAGGCCTCCGCCGCGGGCGAAATCGTGGCGCTAAGCCGCGTCCAGCAGCTGACCGGCGACCGCACCCAGCGCAGCTTCCGCGATATCCCGCATTTCTATCTCGAGCGGGAGCTGGAGATCGATGCGCTGCTCGACTTGCGCACCGAGCTGGCGGCGAGAATCGAGCACAAGCCGAGCCTCGGTTGCCTGCTCTGTTTTGCCATCGCGCGCACGCTGGCCGACCACCCCCGGCTCAACGGCCGACTGATCGGCGCCGATCGGCTCGAACTCCAGCATCAGGTTCACCTGGGCGTGGCGGTTGCCGGCAAGGATGGGTTGCTCGTTCCTGTGATTCGCGATGCTGGCCGGATAGCGTTCAAGACATTCGCTGAACGCTATCGCGGGCTAACCCGGCGGGCCGTGGCTCGTGAGTTGGCTGGCGACGAGATGACCGGCGGCACGTTCACCGTATCCAATCTCGGCATGTTCGGCATCGACCGTTTCAACGCCATTATCAACGCGCCGCAGTCCGCGATCATCGCCTTGGGCCGGCGTCGTACCGTGCCGGAGTGGGCGAATGGCGAATGGAAGCCTAAGATGGTGGTTTCGGCCACGTTGTCGGTCGATCATCGGGTCGCGGACGGTGTCGACGGCGCGCGTTTTCTGGCCGATCTGGCCGAGCGCAGTCGGCATTGGTCGTTGCTGTTGTAAGTGCGGCGGTAGCCCTCGCTGTCATCGGCAACGGCCCCTAACGCTCGGGCGACGGTTGGCGCGGGTTATGTCTCCAGCGCCGAGGCGGCGTTGCCATGCGGCTTCTGCAGCGGCCAGTTGCTCATGATCTTGAGCGTGTGCTCGTACGATCGGACGCCGGCCTGAGAGCCCAGGCCGGTGGCGTTGAGGGCCGACGTCGCCTGCGCAAAACGGACCGTGTCCTGGGGGTCGAGACCGTGGCAGAGGCCGGTAGCAAAACCGGCGTTGAATACATCGCCGCAACCACAGGTGCACACCACCTCGACTCCGAATGGCGGCTGATGGAAGCTCGTGCCGTCGGCATGGTGATAATAGGCGCCTTCCGCGCCCATCGTCAGCGTCACGCAGCCGACGCCGCGATCCAGGAAAAACGCAGCGATCTCTTTGTGCTGTTGCTTGCCCGACAGGGCGGCCGCTTCCTCGATCGATGGCAGAAAATAATCCGTGTAGGGCATCAGCCCCTCGATCAGATCCAGATCCTCGGGCCGGCTCGCAAATACGTCCAGCAGGGTGATGCAGCCGCGACGTTTGGCTTCCTTGAGCAGGGCGACATTCGGCGCACCGTCCATGCGATCCATGAGGCCGACCCCGCCGAGCAGCAGCACCCGGCAATCCAGGACCTGGTCGCGCATGGCCGCGGTGACTTCGAAATGGGCGGTGGCCCCTTTCATGTGCAGCGCCGGGCGCTCGCCGTTGGGACGCGTAGTGACGATCGAAGAGGAGGTGCAGACGTCGGGGCAGCGCTGCATGGTGGCGGTATCGACGCCGAAATGCGCCAGTCGCTGAAGTACCCAGTCGCCCATCAGATCGTTGCCGACCCCACCCACGGCCAGCGTCTTCAAGCCGTAGCGGCTGGCTGCGATGACCGCGCTTCCGGCCGCGCCCGATACGGCCAGGGTGATCTCGTCGATAAAGTAGGTGCCGCCGCCGGGCGGCAACGCCGATACCGGCCGACCCAGGCAATCGAAGGTGATAAACCCCATCGAGGTCAGGTCATATCGCATGATGGCGTTACTCCTCAGTCGGCACCTCGGGCCTGGGCGCGTCACTTGCGCCCGCGTGAAACGATGCCTGGGTTATTCTTTTGTTATTTTGTTTATCAATAGTAAATGAAGTTTCTTAGGGCGTGTCAATATGGCGATAATTCCGGCGCGAGTACATGCAGTGAAAACCATGTGGCATCGGTCGGGTGCGCAACGCGGCCGATGGGTGCCGGCGAAGACTGTGATTCGATGCCTTTCACGCCTGGCACAGCAGCTCGGCGGTCGCCTCATCGGTGACCAATACGTTCGCATATTGTGCCCGCAACACCGCGCTGATGATTTCGGTCTTGGCTTTGCCTCCCGACGCCAGCACCACACGTTCGATATCGCGCAGATCGGCGGGGTGGGCGGCCACCACGCGCGAATTCAGGTC is from Salinisphaera sp. LB1 and encodes:
- a CDS encoding dihydrolipoamide acetyltransferase family protein; this translates as MAVLVEVPHIGMDLAEVTVVEWLVAEGDHVAKGDPILTIETDKTNHDLEAEVAGIIRHLRGKAGDVIAVGEPLAWIVSEDEPAPALPDVAADKAELPVSVEAPVSVDADSRVEPMGDSDAADREPAPESAPKNGGAARGLASPAARREAAAQGLDIRDVAGSGPNGVVYQADVRALAGRPADTSVRERASEASAAGEIVALSRVQQLTGDRTQRSFRDIPHFYLERELEIDALLDLRTELAARIEHKPSLGCLLCFAIARTLADHPRLNGRLIGADRLELQHQVHLGVAVAGKDGLLVPVIRDAGRIAFKTFAERYRGLTRRAVARELAGDEMTGGTFTVSNLGMFGIDRFNAIINAPQSAIIALGRRRTVPEWANGEWKPKMVVSATLSVDHRVADGVDGARFLADLAERSRHWSLLL
- a CDS encoding carbohydrate kinase family protein encodes the protein MRYDLTSMGFITFDCLGRPVSALPPGGGTYFIDEITLAVSGAAGSAVIAASRYGLKTLAVGGVGNDLMGDWVLQRLAHFGVDTATMQRCPDVCTSSSIVTTRPNGERPALHMKGATAHFEVTAAMRDQVLDCRVLLLGGVGLMDRMDGAPNVALLKEAKRRGCITLLDVFASRPEDLDLIEGLMPYTDYFLPSIEEAAALSGKQQHKEIAAFFLDRGVGCVTLTMGAEGAYYHHADGTSFHQPPFGVEVVCTCGCGDVFNAGFATGLCHGLDPQDTVRFAQATSALNATGLGSQAGVRSYEHTLKIMSNWPLQKPHGNAASALET